A genomic region of uncultured Roseibium sp. contains the following coding sequences:
- a CDS encoding ABC transporter permease has product MAETEATGRQEDDKPIEVRFRGGGFAPRSLRWVGVAVFVVLIGLVQWGTQTGWISALTLPKPTDVLATFVQLWESGLLFKHLQPSLTRLVIGAALGASTGIAIGVLIGLFSYVRAGLVPLVAAIFPIPKIALLPLFVIWFGIDEGSKYALIAFGTFTPTVVATYGAVDNVDRSLIRMGQSFGLSWSSIVRKIVLPGAMPGILSGLRISLAIAIILLVAAEMLGAEYGIGAYILEAGSLYDLERLFAGVVILSLLGVLVSALIGLLEKRLLGWRV; this is encoded by the coding sequence ATGGCTGAAACAGAGGCCACGGGCCGCCAGGAGGACGACAAGCCGATCGAGGTCCGGTTCCGGGGCGGTGGTTTTGCCCCCCGATCGCTTCGCTGGGTGGGCGTTGCCGTCTTCGTTGTCCTGATCGGCCTGGTCCAGTGGGGCACACAGACCGGCTGGATTTCCGCGCTGACCCTGCCCAAGCCGACCGACGTGCTGGCGACTTTCGTGCAGCTCTGGGAGAGCGGTCTTCTCTTCAAACACTTGCAGCCCTCCCTGACACGGCTGGTGATCGGTGCGGCGCTGGGGGCGAGCACGGGGATCGCGATCGGTGTACTGATCGGCCTGTTTTCCTATGTCAGGGCAGGGCTGGTTCCGCTGGTCGCCGCGATTTTTCCGATCCCGAAGATCGCTCTTCTTCCTCTGTTCGTGATCTGGTTCGGGATTGATGAAGGATCGAAATACGCGTTGATCGCCTTCGGCACTTTCACACCGACGGTGGTGGCGACCTATGGTGCGGTCGACAATGTCGACCGGTCGCTGATCCGCATGGGCCAGAGTTTCGGTCTTTCCTGGTCCTCGATCGTACGCAAGATCGTGCTACCCGGCGCCATGCCGGGTATTCTCTCCGGCCTGCGCATCAGCCTCGCGATCGCGATTATCCTGCTTGTTGCAGCTGAAATGCTCGGTGCCGAGTATGGTATCGGGGCTTATATCCTGGAGGCTGGCTCGCTCTACGATCTGGAGCGGTTGTTCGCCGGCGTCGTGATCCTGTCGCTTCTGGGTGTTCTCGTCAGTGCGCTGATCGGCCTCCTGGAAAAGCGGCTGCTGGGCTGGCGGGTCTGA
- a CDS encoding ABC transporter ATP-binding protein has product MDIRLDGISHSYGETEVLRDISLDISTGQIVCLVGPSGCGKSTLLRLIGGLERPGSGRVLQLGAPPADSLNPLTFVFQDFALLPWRTVKGNISLVLEDHGIRGKRSKAIIDDVLNRTKLADFADALPKQLSGGMKQRVAIARALAVTPAVMLMDEPLSALDAQTRELLMDDLVALWTRQPFTAVYVTHNLAEAVRLGHTIVVLSRRPGQIREIVRIDTPIGERRAGDPVCQTKHDLLWELMREEARAADEELIDG; this is encoded by the coding sequence ATGGATATCAGATTGGATGGCATCAGCCATTCCTATGGCGAGACGGAAGTGCTGCGCGACATCTCGCTGGATATTTCGACGGGTCAGATCGTCTGCCTTGTCGGACCGTCCGGTTGCGGGAAGTCGACGCTCTTGCGGCTGATCGGCGGTCTCGAACGCCCGGGCAGCGGGCGGGTGCTGCAGCTTGGCGCGCCACCTGCCGACAGCCTCAATCCGCTGACCTTCGTGTTCCAGGACTTCGCCCTGCTGCCCTGGCGGACCGTGAAGGGCAACATCTCGCTGGTTCTGGAAGATCACGGCATTCGGGGCAAACGCTCCAAGGCGATCATCGACGATGTCCTGAACCGCACGAAGCTCGCCGATTTTGCGGATGCGCTGCCGAAGCAACTCTCCGGCGGGATGAAACAAAGGGTCGCGATTGCGCGCGCGCTGGCGGTCACCCCGGCGGTGATGCTGATGGATGAACCCCTGTCTGCTCTGGACGCCCAGACCCGTGAATTGCTGATGGACGATCTGGTGGCGCTCTGGACCCGCCAGCCGTTCACTGCCGTCTACGTCACCCATAATCTGGCCGAGGCGGTGCGGCTCGGGCATACGATCGTGGTGCTGTCGCGCCGCCCCGGTCAGATCCGTGAGATCGTCCGCATCGACACACCGATCGGTGAGCGCCGCGCCGGGGATCCGGTCTGCCAGACCAAGCATGATCTGCTTTGGGAACTCATGCGCGAAGAGGCCCGCGCCGCGGACGAGGAACTGATCGATGGCTGA